One bacterium genomic window, ACCTTGCGGCCAATATTAAAAACGGTCAATTTTCCTACCTGGTCAACGTCCTGAAAGACTGCACGCAATTCTGGAAACGAACGAAACCGTCCCGATTTCATCAAACCATACCAATGTTGAAGAACCGACTTGGCGTCAGGATGTTTCTCTGCAAATTCATTCAACCGTTTTCGAGTAATGATATGCATTGACCTTTCCCTTTCATTTCTATGGAATGTGGATATCTCGATTTGATATTCGCGATAATACGCTCCACCTTATGTCTAACGATAAAGTTTCAGGTGCGGCGGGGAGAATTACCACAAAAGTTTGATAGCAAGATAAAACTTTGAGAGACCACAAAACTCTGACCACCGCACAGTCCCCCGCCGTCAACTGCAACGCAGGGTTAGACAAAAGCTCTGATTCGCTGTCTTTTCCTTTTCCTCTGCCTCAC contains:
- a CDS encoding type II toxin-antitoxin system HigB family toxin, translated to MHIITRKRLNEFAEKHPDAKSVLQHWYGLMKSGRFRSFPELRAVFQDVDQVGKLTVFNIGRKVRLIAAIHYNRQKVYIRAVLTHDEYNKGLWKE